The Deefgea tanakiae DNA segment AGCGCAGCACGCGCTTTGGCTTCGTCCATTGTGGGCACTAAATGCGGTTGCAGCTGAATCAATAAAATACGGGTTGCCATGCGCATTGCCTATTTGATCTGAGATCGCTTATTTTACGCCGTTTTATCCGCCATCAGGATGTCAAATATAGCATCGGCTCCGCCATGCCAGAAATCCACTACGCGATTAAGACGTAGATGGGTGGAGCGCGGCGATACCCATTCCACTTGCTTACGTATTGCTAGCTAAGCATTCATTGATAGTGGCTATAGACAGATACATCTCTTTTGTAGGGTGTAACAAGCGAAGCGCGTTACACCGACTTACTTGTGATGGCGTAATGCGCTTCGCTTATTAGCACCCGAGATTGCGGCTTACGAGTTACTGCACCGTACGCGATAAAGTACAAAGCCATCATCGAACAATTCGGCCGCTACCCGCACCGCAATGCGATCCTAGATCGAGTTTCGACGCCAGAGGAGCAGGAGTTTTTGAAGCAGCCGAATTCGGGGTTTTGATCGTTTCATGATTTGCGTGGGTTCTAGCGGCTGCGATCTTTCAACGAAAGTCGCGCTGATGCCGCGCGGCACCTACTTTTCTTTGCTTCGCCAAAGAAAAGTAGGCCAAAGAAAGGCGACCCATATATCTGCACCGACTTCGTCGGCTTGATATGAGGGGTTTTAAAGCCCCAGCTCAACGAGCAAGAAATAATTTAGACGTATTGCTGGCTAAGCATTTCTAATCGAAGGCTACAAGCAAATACATATAACAATTAGATGTAACGAGTATCGTGATTACACAGAAATTAATTGTTTAGGTTTTGTAGGTTGGTGCTGAGCTTGCGAAGCCCAACAATCGCGGTAAACGTTGGGCTTCATTCCATTCAGCCCAACGCACGGCCTTGCTCAGCACGCTGCCGCATTTCTTGCGCTAGCGCCAATACGCCCAGCCAATTACAGCCTGTGGCGTATTGTGGTCAATCATTATCTACAATTGCAGCACTATAAAACCCCATAATCTCTCCCGACTCACAATAAGAGCCACTCATCTTTCCTTTAGAATGGGTTTGAGGACTAGAACAAAATAAACTTGATGAGAAGCAGGCACCAACAGAATGATCAGAAGAATCAGAAGATAGAGGAAGATATCCCGGCTCACTCTGTTGTCTGTATTGATGGTATGGCTGTTCATTAATTTGTGGTCTTATATCGACATAATTGCTATTGAAAATAACAGGCGGCGTATTCTCGTCGATATATCTCCGGACACCCAGAATTAACTCTGGAGCGATGTTTCGATATGCAATCCATTCAGATTGCGTTTCCGCGTTCGGAATGCCTGCTTGATAATCATAATATCGGAGCGTGGAACTCATTCTGTAGAAATTAAGTGTACTACGAATTATATACACATAAGCGGGTCTACCTGTGGATGCAACGACTCTGCGCGCGTAAGATGCCGCGTATAGTGAATCAGTTGAAACTGAAATAAACGCACTATTTCTGAGAGAGTGAAAACAGCTTACCCCTCTGGAGTGGTCTTTGACATTGTCATTGTCACCCAGACTCACAAAACCATTCAGAAATATCTCTTCTGGAGGGCGTGTATCCACCCTAAAAAACCATCCACGATCTTGCTGCTGATCAGCAAATGAGAATAAAGAGTATATGGAGAATGATAAAAAAATCACGGCACGTATAAGATTTTTTTTTAATATCACAACTCACTCCTGGAGTAACTCAACCGCATATATGTCATCACCATTAACGCAAATTGTGACTTTTGCTCCAGTAATAAATGCCAATCGGGCTGAGTTAACCATTGGAATATAACCTGTATTCAACGGCTCCCTGAAATATAACCTCCCACCTGACTTTCCACCAGTAGAGTTAGTTAATTCAATCCACGTAGCCTCGTAACCATTATAAGCTGTGGTTGAGTTGAATCTCGTCACCTTGCCAGTGAATGTAGGGTATCCATTACATATCACGCTGCTATTCATCCCAGGATAATGCGACAGAGCCGCCGAACTATGGAAAGCAAATGACACACTTAAAAAAAATGCCATTACACGTAATTTCATAACCAAACCTCATTAGTTAATAATAAAAAACACCTGTCATACATATCGGGAGGATATAAAATGAACGGCATATAACATGCATGTTTAGAAATTTGATACCCTCAATAAATTAAATTGGCACCTAGTAAACACTTCTTAATACGTCACTACGCCCTTATGTCATTCGAGTCTGGCGCTGTAAAATTGATCCTAAGAATACAGAAAAATA contains these protein-coding regions:
- a CDS encoding DUF924 family protein; this encodes MKYKAIIEQFGRYPHRNAILDRVSTPEEQEFLKQPNSGF
- a CDS encoding enterotoxin A family protein; protein product: MILKKNLIRAVIFLSFSIYSLFSFADQQQDRGWFFRVDTRPPEEIFLNGFVSLGDNDNVKDHSRGVSCFHSLRNSAFISVSTDSLYAASYARRVVASTGRPAYVYIIRSTLNFYRMSSTLRYYDYQAGIPNAETQSEWIAYRNIAPELILGVRRYIDENTPPVIFNSNYVDIRPQINEQPYHQYRQQSEPGYLPLSSDSSDHSVGACFSSSLFCSSPQTHSKGKMSGSYCESGEIMGFYSAAIVDND